The segment TTGGGAATGTCTGGGTATTCTGCCATCGTACAGTTTCCTAGGAATGAAACCAGGCGAACGGGAATCAATATGTCATTATTATTCAATTTTCCTTGATCTTTCAATGCTTTCTTAAATACGTCTTTGAGAAATTCTGTTATTTTCTCTGTTATTTCCTCGTTCACTTGATATTTTCGAGGTGATAGGTTATTGATGCAAACTGGCCACATTTTTTTACTCCTTATAAACTTTATAAACTATTGGCAACTTATGCTCAATGAGAAGAATTGCATCTGCTTGATGAGGCACTACCGCTAAGCAAGTCAAATCCTTGAACAAAGAATCCCCCGTTAAGCTGATGTAACGGGGGAGTGTCAATCAATCCTCCCTATCCAACCATCAGGGATTGGGTTGTTGTTCTTGGGGGACTGGGACGGGTTCGCTAAAGACAATTCGCAACAAAGGTGGCGCAACAAAGGTGGTTAAAATCACCATCATAATGATAGCTGCGTCGGTGGAGGGGGAAAGAGCTCCACTGGCTGACCCCACTCCTGCAAACACTAATCCGACTTCTCCTCGCGGAATCATCCCGACACCGATGGCCAATTTATTGAGGTTAGGTTGGCCAAAAATGCTAAATCCGGTGACAACTTTGCCAAGAATCGCTACCACAATCAAAAAAGCAGCGATAATTAAGCCCTCTCGGTTACTGGGAATGGCAGGATTTAAGACGCTTAAGTCCGTTTTTGCCCCGACACAGACAAAGAAAATCGGCACGAAAATGTCAGCAATGGGCAGAATTTGTTCTTCGAGTTCTTTGCGTTTTTCGGTTTCGGCTAGGACTAATCCGGCGGCAAATGATCCTAAAATGGCTTCTAGTTGAATCACTTGGGCAATATAGGATAAAACAAAGGCAAAACTCAGGGAGACTAGCAGGAGTTGTCCTCTAGTCTTCATTTGATTGATTAAGTTGACATAAAATGGTCTTAATAACCGACCAATTAAAATCGCCCCAATCAAAAAGGTGGCTGCACTAATCATCAAGTAAACAATATTGATGACTTGAATTTCGCCGGTTTTGACTAAACTGGCAACAACGGCTAGGACAATAATCCCTAAGATATCATCTAATACCGCAGCCCCAATAATAATTTGACCTTCAGAAGAAGTCAGACGGTTAATTTCTGAGAGCACTTTGGCGGTAATACCAATACTGGTGGCGGTTAAGGCAGCCCCGGCAAAGACGGAGGGGATAATGTCAAGATGAAATAAATAGACTAACCCGACGGTTCCTAAGACAAAGGGAGTGACGACTCCAACGACTGCGACAATGGCTGCTTGGGGTCCGACGCGAATTAATTCTTTTAGGTCAGATTCTAGCCCAATTTCAAATAACAGAATAATCACGCCCAATTCTGAGAGAACGGAGATAACTTCTGCTTGGGCAGAAAAGACGGCGGGGGCTGTTTCGGGGGTTAAACTGGAGGTAGCTTGCAAAAATTGCATCAGTAGGGAGTCGCTGGCAGTTGCCCCTCCTTCGGGAAAGATTAATAACCCCAAGGCAGATACCCCAACAATAACCCCTCCTACCAGTTCTCCGAGGACGGGGGGAAGATTGATGCGGAAACAGATTTCTCCCCCGAGTTTGCTGGCAAAATAAATGACAACTAAGCTTAAAAGGACACTGGCTAATACCAATGCGCTATCAGCTTCTCCTTCTGTTGCAGTCGCTAATAGGGGTACACTAGACCCAAGGTTCGGTATTGATAATGTTGCAGTGAGTGTATTCATCCAAATCGTCATATAGACCCTAGTATTGGCAGAAATTACTTTTATCTACTTTACAGGGTTCTTTTCCATTAAGCTTGCTATCTAAAAACAAAATTTTAACCAGCCAAAAATCTCAGCAACTGTCAAATTAAGATCAATTGTTTCTAAAACAGGTAACTTTTCTGCTGTCTCAATCTTATAATTTTTCAAGCTTTGATGGGGTTGAAAGACAAAAATTGAGCGTTCATCAGGATCAATCAACCACCCCAATTGACAACCACAGTCTAAGCAATGCAAAATGTTATCGATGACTTTTGTTGGTTTTTGATTGGGTGATAAAATTTCTATTGTCCAGTCGGGAAAGGAATCGAATTGATTCGCAATTTCATTGTCGAGTGTCAGAGGGATTCTATTCCATAAAAAGACCGCAATATCAGGGACAATAGACCGACCCCCAAAAGTACATCGCAGTTCAGGTAAAGCATAGGCAATGGTAGAAGGTTCTACTATTTGGTTAATAGTTTCACACAATTTATATTGCAGTTTACTATGTTGTCCTTGTGGCATCGGTTTTTGCCTAATTTCACCGTCAATATATTCCCAAGCAGGGGATTCATCAATATAAGATTGTTGCAGAAAAGAGTCTAAACTTAAGGGTTTAGTTTGAGTGGTAGCCATGGTTTTTCACTTAACACATACTTGGAGCTTAACACAGATGCCAATTCATGAGTAAGTAGTCGTGCAAAATTAATTACCTAGTTGAGAGAGGGAATAGGGAATGGGGAATAAGGAACAGGCAACAGATCAATGATAAAATACTTTTCAATCTCATACAATTCCTAATCAACACGAACCTTAAGGAGTATACCATGCAACCCAAAATAAGAGTATTCTTGATGACATTATTGATGGTCTTACTGATTTTTTTAAAACAACCCATCACTCCTGCACAAGTTACTCAAGGAATGAGTTGTAATCAGTCACTTTTTCAACAGAGTAACCTCACTGCTGATATTCAACAAGCTCAAAAAAATTTTAGTGATTTAGTTAACTCATTTCAAGAAGATTCTAATGTAGATATCATTTTTGAAGTACCCATTGAACAAAAATCACCCGCAGAAATTGAACAAAGAATTACGGAAGGAAATCCTAACTATTTTGTCCTTGAGAAAACAAGTCTAACCTCTGAGTCTGATGGGTTTTTTCAACGGTATCAATCAACTGATGGAGAATGGACAAAAACCATTAAAGTGACTACTAATGAAGCCAATGGTAAGTCAATTCTTCCCTACATTCAAATCTTTTATGAAGATAACTATGGCGGAGTTATTCGCATTAAACCCTATGGAAATCCTTCTGCACCTGCCTTTTTATCTCACTTAAAAATGCCCCACGGAACTCTCTACTTTAAAAAGGATACCCAAGGCGATTTATCTTGGTCAAATGAGGCTTTTAAGGTTTATGGATTAATGACGCTTCCTAAAGCTCCTAAAGAGGTAAAATTACCTGATGGGATCACATTTGGAACCCCTGAAGCTGAGTCTTTTTTACAACAATGTTGGACATTTAAAACCCATATTCCTTTAGCAAGTTTATAGACCTGATTTCGGGGTTAGGGGTTAGGAGTTCGGAGGACGCTACGCGCACCTTCAGTGACGGAGTTGGAGCATTATTTGGGATTTATAAAAAAGTCGATCTTCCTTCTTTTGTCTGTTCTAAAATTTGCTCTAACTCTGACCAATTTTCTTGTTCAATTTTGTTAATGATTTGGTCTAATTGTTGACGATATTTGAGCAGCGATCGCAACAAGGCTTTTTGATTATACTTTGCCATCATCACCCCTAATTCGGGGTTTCCTCCTCCTACTCGACTGGTATCCCTAAACCCTGAACTAGCTAAGTTTTGGGCTAATTTCAACACTAAAGGCTCGTTTTCTCCTAAACAAGTGTTAATCAAACTTGCACTGACCATGACAGGTAAATGGGAAATCAAAGCAACAGCGCGATCGTGATTTTCTGGGGTACATTGATAAACCTTTGATCCTAATAAAATAGCAATTTCTTCGAGTTTTTTTAAACCATTTTTAGAAGTATTTTCAGTTGGGGTAATTACATAAGGAGCATTTCTAAATAAGTCTCTTTGTGCTGCTTCTACCCCCTGTTCTGCTGTTCCTGCCATGGGATGTCCCCCAACAAAATTAGTCCATAATTTTGAACATTGTTCAACAATAGGAGTTTTAACTGAACCGACATCTGTGACGATGGTTTCTGGTTTTAAATGGGGAATTAATTGCTCTAACGTTGGGACAATTAATCCAATCGGGGTACAAATTATTACGATTTCTGCGTTACTGAGTAAACTTAAATTAAGAGTTGCTTCATCAACGATCCCTCTTTCCATAGCCCGTTGACAGGTTTTTTCTTGACGGGAAACCCCCAAAACAGTGAAACCGCGATCGCGCAAATCGAGTCCCAATGATCCCCCAATTAATCCCAGTCCAATAATGCCTATTTTCATTGATATACACTGGTTATTGAACGATAATCAGGACAATTAATGGCTTGTTCGGTATTAGCCGTTAACGGGTTTACTGGACATTTTAGGCGATGATCGTTGGTAAAAAATTGGCAGTTACTACAAGGAATTTGGTGCATTTCTTGAGCACGGTTGGTCGTATCTCGAATCGTACTCCATAATGACCAACCTAGCATCATTAAGAACCCCCAAGCAGCCATAAAACAAAGGGGAACCAGAATCGGTTGTAGGAGTTGGATGAGGGTGTAGAGAAGTTTTAACACAGTCTAGCTTGAATTTGAAGTCAGAGTAAGCCTATTTTACTTATACAATAACAGATTTTTTAGCATTTTTTCTAAAATGATAGTAAATGAGTTGAAAATTGAGATTTCTTTTAATTTTTGATTTAATTAATCAATGATAAAATAGTATATTATTGTAGGGTGTTTTAGAGGGCTATAATCAATACAAATTACAAACATTACCTAGGGTTTTAATACCATTAAACCTAAACATTGATTAATCTTAAATTGGGAGCATTAAGGTTAAATAGCTTAACAATATTAATCCCCTACACAACAATAATAATTTTTGGCAATTTAACTGCGATCGCTAAGCTAAGACGCATTTAAACTAGGCATTCTCCAATTGTTAAACGAACATCAAAAACCCGTTTTCTAGGGTGGGTAGAGTTTTGGACTTTACGGGTAGTCTAGATCAATCTCTGATTTGCCCACCCTACGGTCTTATAAACAGTCTCTAAGATTTTCCCTGACTAAATAATTTAAAGTACAAAGAAACAAAAAATTCTTTAACAGGAAAGGCAATAAAAGTCAAAGGGTTAATGGTAACAATAATATTGCGATTATCGGATTTTGCTCCTTTAATAATTTGCTTAGCCACCCAATCAGCAGACATGATACCAATGGGATTAAGATTACTTTTAAACGGACCTAAAATCAACTTTCTGACCACACAAGGAGCATCCAAACGACGCAACGTCACTAAATCTCCTAACGTCCGTTTACTGAGTTCATAGAGAGGACTTATCGCGGGATTTACTTCTGCTTCAGAGGTATTTACCCACACTTCTTTACGCACTTTATCCTCGTTGGTTTTAACCGTTTCAAAAAATAATTCTATTAAACGCCAACAGGAAAACGCATTAATTTCATAGGATTTTGTAATTGCTTCTGGAGTCCTTTCTTGATGGACATTAATGCCATGATTGATGACTAAAATATCAATTTTTGCCAATTCTTCTTGTAACGCCGCTTCATTTCCTACTTGCCAATTTAGCGTGGTTATAGGAAGTTCTTCGCCTTCAATTTCTAAGGTAATTCCCCCGCTTTGGGAAGTCAACGCAACAACTTTTGCCCCACTAAAATAGAGATGTTGAAGTAGCGATCGCCCTAAAGTCCCCGATGCACCTGTCACCCCAATGGTTTTACCTTTGAGAGATAACGCTGTTCCCATGAGTTTATCCACTAACGTCAATGTTCCGCTATAATAGGCCTTTTGGTTATCAAAATGGTGTCGCCAATGATAAGGACGGTTAACGAACCAATCCCCCGGAAGGCTCACAAAATCTCCTTGACGATGGGTAAGATCGGTCAATTCATCAGCATAAGGCACTCCTAACCCACGGGCAATCGCCCCCGCCACAAAGGTTAAAGTATAGAGAGAACCTGCCCAAGCCATCCAACCGTTAGTTACATTCAATCCCATTAAAATTATCCCAGGAATTAAGCTAAAGGTCAGCATAACTAAGGCTTCAGGTATATCATTATACCAGTGGGCTTTACGATAAATTGCCTCACTCACCGGGGATAAATCGGGACGAAAAACGCGATGATGCCAGACATGGAGACGATATAAAGGAGTCCAATGATGCGCTAAAGCATGATAAGAGTCTCTAACGATTTCTACCCAAAGAATTGAGCCTAAAATCTGTGTTGTTGCCGTAATAATACTAAATACCATAAACGATTGGGGGTGTTTATTTTACGTTATGTAAAGAATAATGAATAAGTTGCTTTTGGGGAATTAATCCGAGATATAGCTAATATTAATCTATATATTCGAGATTATAGCTTAATTTTGTGAGCTAACAAACCCCAGTAAGCTTAAAAAAACGCTAAAAAAATTAACAATTTCAGCTAGAATAAAACATTAATAGTCAAGAACGCAACTCCATCGCTAGGAGTTAATGCGGCTCAATATCCTAACCTTAAGGCGATATTGTTCATTAAATAAACAAAATAGACATATTATTACTGACTTATGCCAAACAACTATTGGACAGACGACGCTGAGCACGACTTAGATCCCCTGAGTTCTTTGTTATCAGAATGGTCTAATCTCGAAGAAGAAGAAGAGGAATTTAGAAGCGATTTTTTCCAAGGATTATCAGGACGGCGCAAAAAAGCAGCCTTTGTTCTGATGACGGTTTGGGGTATTACCGTTGGACTCCATTTGGTGTCCTGGGGAACTTGGGTTGTCTTGGGGTTAACCGTATTATTTTTGATCCAAGCTTTACGCTTAATCAACGCTCAACCCGACATTATACCAGAACCTCTGTCTGATGAGGCGTTAGAGAAAGCCCCGTCGGTTTCCTTATTAGTAGCAGCCAAAAATGAAGAGGCTGTCATTGGGAAATTAGTGACAATGCTGTGTAATTTGGATTATCCCACCGATAGATATGACCTCTGTGTCGTTGACGACCACAGTACGGATAAAACCCCAGAAATTCTAACTCAATTAGCCCAAAAATACCCACAACTTCAGATTATCCGCCGTCCTGCCACCGCACAAGGGGGTAAATCAGGGGCTCTCAATGAAGCGTTAGCCCAAACCAAAGGAGACATCATTGGAGTCTTTGATGCCGATGCCAAAGTCTCCCAGGACTTATTACGCCATGTGGTTCCTTTGTTTGAGTCTGAGGAGATGGGGGCAGTTCAAGTCCGTAAAAGTATTGCCAATAGTTCCTTGAATTTTTGGACAAAAGGACAAAGTGTGGAAATGGCACTCGATGGCTATTTTCAGCAACAACGCATTGCCATCGGGGGTATTGGAGAATTGCGGGGTAACGGACAATTTGTGCGCCGTAGTGCTCTATCACGCTGTGGGGGCTGGAACGAACAAACCATCACCGATGATCTCGATTTAACCATTCGCTTACACCTAGATCACTGGAAAATTGGCTTTTTACCCAGTCCAGCCGTGGAAGAAGAAGGCGTAACTACTGCTAAGTCCCTCTGGCATCAGCGTAACCGTTGGGGAGAAGGGGGATATCAACGCTATTTAGATTACTGGCGGTTTATTTTGAGTCAGCGTTTGGGATGGAATAAAACTATTGATCTGCTGTCTTTTATTTTGATGCAGTATTTAGTCTTAATGGCAGCTATTCCTGACTTCATGATGGTGGTTTTATACCATCGCTTACCAATTTTTTCTCCTCTCACTGCTTTGATTTTATCGTTATCCTCTTGGGGTGTATTTAATGGCTTACGTCGTAGTCAAAACATCGAAAAATTGGGACTAATAGATACACTAAGATTAGTTTGGCAATCCTTAAGTGGGACTTTTTATATGATGCACTGGTTTATTATTATTCCTAGTGTCACCACTAGGATGTCCATTCGTCCTAAACGACTTAAATGGGTTAAAACCATTCATGAGGGTACGCCTGAAGAAAGTTTTGAGTTTTAATGATTTCTAAGACAAAAATTTTTTACTGATTAAGTTAGCCCGCTCAAGCGGGCTTTTTTTTTGTTAAATTTAATTACTCTATCTCAGACTTCATTCTTTCTAGGGTCATATTCATCTGATCAAACATTTGCTGCGGCGTAATTCCAAATTGTCCTAGTTGAGTTTTGAGTTGTTCAACGGTCATTTTTGCCATGAAATCTTCTGATAATTCAAATCGCTTCATAAAGATTTTATATCGTTCCATCAATTCTTCCATTTTATCAATAAAAATCTTTTTACCTTCTCGATCAAATTTTCCGTATTCACCACCTAATTGCATCAAAGATTGATAGTCTTCAAATAACTGTTTGGCTTCTTGTTGGACGACTTCAGAATCAAAAAATCCCATAATTATTACACTCAATTTTAAAATAACATTAATTAACTGTCTCGTTGGAGACAGGCTTTAATTATATTCTAAATGACTTGATCAATCCTGCGAACTACGGTTTTCCGTATCTTGAAGGTGAATAAAGACAACAAAACTCGGAACACCCTAGACCGAACCCAGTCAAAGAGTCTACAGTAAATCCATTGTTCGACTGTTAGTATCCCGATAATAATTCCATGCCATCTTTGCAAAAGCTACTAAGTCAGCCAAAAAGCCGTAAAGTAGGAATTATTCTTGCTTTATTAGCTACTATTGTTCCTTGGCCGATCGCTGGACTCCATAAATTTTACCTCGGACAACCCATCTGGGGGGTGATTTACTTTCTCCTGTGGAATACGCCGATTCCTCGCATTGCTTGCGCTATTGATGTGGTATGGTACTTTGTACAGGGAGAAGACCAGTTTAACGCTCAGTTTAATGGGGTATCGAGCATAAATACGCCTAATCCTAGCATAGCTCAATCGGTGTGTGTGGGCGCGATCGCAGAAGGGTTACGAGAATTGGAACAGTTGCGTCAAGATGGATTAGTCTCTGAATACGAATTTGAACAAAAACGTCGTCAATTACTTGATCGCATTGTTTAATTGATAATTGATAATTAATAATTAATAATGACTTTTTCGAGTTGGACTAGAAAATTGAATCCCCATCGACAAGCGATTAGTAAGCGAATCATGAGTGATCCTTACTATCGATTTCGTTCGATGGAAGAAGTTGCGATCGCGGTAGAATTAGGGATTACAATTGATGTCAATCAAGCAACGGTTGATGATTGGTTACGGTTGCCAGGAATTTCCATCCATCAGGCTAAAACTTTAGTCGAATTAGTTAAAATGGGAGTGGAACTATTGTGTATAGAAGACCTAGCAGCCGCCTTAAGTATTCCCGTACAACGTCTTAATCCTTTTGCTGATATTTTAGTCTTTAGCTATCGTGATCCACAGAGTTTGTTAACCCGTCCCAAAATTCACATCAATCACGGGACTGTCGAAGAACTAGAAGGGATTCTTCCCGTTAATTCAGCCATCATTCAGGAGATCGTTAACAACCGTCAAGAAAAGGGTTATTATAGAAATTTAGTAGACCTACAACAAAGATTAGGTCTGTCTGGGTCAATGATTTCTGAATTAATGCACTACCTTCAATTCTAATGCTTAAATTCTATCGTTCAACCCTCATTAACGCACCCATTGAAGCGGTTTGGCAATTCTACGAACGTCCTGATATTTTGCAATTATTGACCCCTCCTTGGCAACCCGTAGAAATTATCCGTCGTGAGGGAGGATTGGCCGTGGGGGCTGTGTCTGAATTTCGCTTATGGTTAGGCTTAATTCCCATTACTTGGGTAGCTTACCATACCGAATGCGAGAAACCCTACTTATTTGTAGATTGTCAAAAAATAGGTCCAATGAAATCTTGGGAACATCGTCATTATTTTCAAGATGAAAAGGGGAAAACTCGGTTAATTGATGAGATTAATTATGAAATTCCGGGGGGAATTATTGTCGAGTTTTTAATCGGGTGGTGGGTGGATTCTCGTTTACAAGAAATGTTTCGCTATCGCCATGAAGTTAGTCAAAAATACTGTTGTTCACTAAAAATCTAGTATTGAATCCGATCTTTCATAGAACCATGAACTGCATTTTTGGCGACAAATTCGATAATTTTACCCGCCACATCGACCCCCGATGCGGATTCAATCCCTTCTAACCCCGGAGAAGAGTTGACTTCGATGACCACTGGACCATGATTAGACCGCAACAAATCGACCCCGGCTACTCGTAACCCCATGGATTTAGCGGCACGAACAGCAGTACTACGTTCTTCTGGGGTGAGTTTGACTTTTTCGGCCTTGCCACCGCGATGAAGATTAGATCGAAAATCTCCTTCAGCCCCCTGACGTTTCATGGCCGCGACGACTTTCCCCCCTACGACAAAACAGCGCAAGTCTACCCCAGAGGCTTCTTTAATAAATTCTTGAACCAGAATATTCGCGTCTAATTGACGAAAAGCTTCAATAACCGATTTAGCTGCCTGATGGGTTTCGGCCAAAACTACGCCAATCCCTTGAGTCCCTTCTAAGAGTTTAATCACCAGAGGAGCCCCCCCAACGGTATCAATTAAGCCGTCAATATCTTGGGTGGCATGGGCAAACCCGGTTACGGGCAAACCAATACCGTCACGGGCGAGAATTTGCAGACAACGGAGTTTATCGCGCGATCGCGAGATGGCCTGAGATTCATTGGCGGTGAAAACCCCCATCACTTCAAATTGACGGACGACGGCGGTTCCGTAGAA is part of the Rippkaea orientalis PCC 8801 genome and harbors:
- a CDS encoding ComEA family DNA-binding protein → MTFSSWTRKLNPHRQAISKRIMSDPYYRFRSMEEVAIAVELGITIDVNQATVDDWLRLPGISIHQAKTLVELVKMGVELLCIEDLAAALSIPVQRLNPFADILVFSYRDPQSLLTRPKIHINHGTVEELEGILPVNSAIIQEIVNNRQEKGYYRNLVDLQQRLGLSGSMISELMHYLQF
- a CDS encoding prephenate/arogenate dehydrogenase, yielding MKIGIIGLGLIGGSLGLDLRDRGFTVLGVSRQEKTCQRAMERGIVDEATLNLSLLSNAEIVIICTPIGLIVPTLEQLIPHLKPETIVTDVGSVKTPIVEQCSKLWTNFVGGHPMAGTAEQGVEAAQRDLFRNAPYVITPTENTSKNGLKKLEEIAILLGSKVYQCTPENHDRAVALISHLPVMVSASLINTCLGENEPLVLKLAQNLASSGFRDTSRVGGGNPELGVMMAKYNQKALLRSLLKYRQQLDQIINKIEQENWSELEQILEQTKEGRSTFL
- a CDS encoding bifunctional sterol desaturase/short chain dehydrogenase; the encoded protein is MVFSIITATTQILGSILWVEIVRDSYHALAHHWTPLYRLHVWHHRVFRPDLSPVSEAIYRKAHWYNDIPEALVMLTFSLIPGIILMGLNVTNGWMAWAGSLYTLTFVAGAIARGLGVPYADELTDLTHRQGDFVSLPGDWFVNRPYHWRHHFDNQKAYYSGTLTLVDKLMGTALSLKGKTIGVTGASGTLGRSLLQHLYFSGAKVVALTSQSGGITLEIEGEELPITTLNWQVGNEAALQEELAKIDILVINHGINVHQERTPEAITKSYEINAFSCWRLIELFFETVKTNEDKVRKEVWVNTSEAEVNPAISPLYELSKRTLGDLVTLRRLDAPCVVRKLILGPFKSNLNPIGIMSADWVAKQIIKGAKSDNRNIIVTINPLTFIAFPVKEFFVSLYFKLFSQGKS
- a CDS encoding glycosyltransferase, yielding MPNNYWTDDAEHDLDPLSSLLSEWSNLEEEEEEFRSDFFQGLSGRRKKAAFVLMTVWGITVGLHLVSWGTWVVLGLTVLFLIQALRLINAQPDIIPEPLSDEALEKAPSVSLLVAAKNEEAVIGKLVTMLCNLDYPTDRYDLCVVDDHSTDKTPEILTQLAQKYPQLQIIRRPATAQGGKSGALNEALAQTKGDIIGVFDADAKVSQDLLRHVVPLFESEEMGAVQVRKSIANSSLNFWTKGQSVEMALDGYFQQQRIAIGGIGELRGNGQFVRRSALSRCGGWNEQTITDDLDLTIRLHLDHWKIGFLPSPAVEEEGVTTAKSLWHQRNRWGEGGYQRYLDYWRFILSQRLGWNKTIDLLSFILMQYLVLMAAIPDFMMVVLYHRLPIFSPLTALILSLSSWGVFNGLRRSQNIEKLGLIDTLRLVWQSLSGTFYMMHWFIIIPSVTTRMSIRPKRLKWVKTIHEGTPEESFEF
- a CDS encoding cation:proton antiporter; amino-acid sequence: MTIWMNTLTATLSIPNLGSSVPLLATATEGEADSALVLASVLLSLVVIYFASKLGGEICFRINLPPVLGELVGGVIVGVSALGLLIFPEGGATASDSLLMQFLQATSSLTPETAPAVFSAQAEVISVLSELGVIILLFEIGLESDLKELIRVGPQAAIVAVVGVVTPFVLGTVGLVYLFHLDIIPSVFAGAALTATSIGITAKVLSEINRLTSSEGQIIIGAAVLDDILGIIVLAVVASLVKTGEIQVINIVYLMISAATFLIGAILIGRLLRPFYVNLINQMKTRGQLLLVSLSFAFVLSYIAQVIQLEAILGSFAAGLVLAETEKRKELEEQILPIADIFVPIFFVCVGAKTDLSVLNPAIPSNREGLIIAAFLIVVAILGKVVTGFSIFGQPNLNKLAIGVGMIPRGEVGLVFAGVGSASGALSPSTDAAIIMMVILTTFVAPPLLRIVFSEPVPVPQEQQPNP
- a CDS encoding SRPBCC family protein, translated to MLKFYRSTLINAPIEAVWQFYERPDILQLLTPPWQPVEIIRREGGLAVGAVSEFRLWLGLIPITWVAYHTECEKPYLFVDCQKIGPMKSWEHRHYFQDEKGKTRLIDEINYEIPGGIIVEFLIGWWVDSRLQEMFRYRHEVSQKYCCSLKI
- a CDS encoding Uma2 family endonuclease; the encoded protein is MATTQTKPLSLDSFLQQSYIDESPAWEYIDGEIRQKPMPQGQHSKLQYKLCETINQIVEPSTIAYALPELRCTFGGRSIVPDIAVFLWNRIPLTLDNEIANQFDSFPDWTIEILSPNQKPTKVIDNILHCLDCGCQLGWLIDPDERSIFVFQPHQSLKNYKIETAEKLPVLETIDLNLTVAEIFGWLKFCF
- a CDS encoding NINE protein, which translates into the protein MPSLQKLLSQPKSRKVGIILALLATIVPWPIAGLHKFYLGQPIWGVIYFLLWNTPIPRIACAIDVVWYFVQGEDQFNAQFNGVSSINTPNPSIAQSVCVGAIAEGLRELEQLRQDGLVSEYEFEQKRRQLLDRIV
- a CDS encoding DUF1825 family protein; this translates as MGFFDSEVVQQEAKQLFEDYQSLMQLGGEYGKFDREGKKIFIDKMEELMERYKIFMKRFELSEDFMAKMTVEQLKTQLGQFGITPQQMFDQMNMTLERMKSEIE
- the rimK gene encoding 30S ribosomal protein S6--L-glutamate ligase; this encodes MKIAILSQDASLYSTKRLKEAGEAQGHEIKIINYLRCYMNITSHKPSVFYNGKPLEYFDAVIPRIGASKTFYGTAVVRQFEVMGVFTANESQAISRSRDKLRCLQILARDGIGLPVTGFAHATQDIDGLIDTVGGAPLVIKLLEGTQGIGVVLAETHQAAKSVIEAFRQLDANILVQEFIKEASGVDLRCFVVGGKVVAAMKRQGAEGDFRSNLHRGGKAEKVKLTPEERSTAVRAAKSMGLRVAGVDLLRSNHGPVVIEVNSSPGLEGIESASGVDVAGKIIEFVAKNAVHGSMKDRIQY